In a single window of the Eshraghiella crossota genome:
- a CDS encoding Fe-S-containing hydro-lyase yields the protein MDRYINTPLDNKTAKTLKAGDYVYITGTIYTARDAAHKRMDETLNRNESLPIDVKGNIIYYMGPSPAREGRPIGSAGPTTATRMDKYAPRLLDMGLIGMIGKGKRQKPVVDAIIRNGAVYFAAVGGAGALLAQRIIKSEVVAYDDLGTEAIRKLEVKDFPVIVVIDSDGNNLYEISQKKYEKKIDNK from the coding sequence ATGGACAGATACATTAATACCCCTTTAGATAATAAAACGGCAAAAACCCTTAAAGCCGGAGATTATGTATATATAACAGGAACAATATATACAGCGAGAGATGCAGCACATAAAAGAATGGATGAGACACTTAACAGAAATGAAAGTCTGCCAATAGATGTGAAAGGCAATATAATATATTATATGGGGCCATCCCCTGCAAGGGAAGGACGTCCGATAGGTTCGGCGGGTCCTACAACAGCTACGAGAATGGACAAATACGCACCAAGGCTTCTTGATATGGGACTTATAGGAATGATTGGCAAGGGAAAAAGACAGAAACCTGTGGTAGATGCAATAATAAGAAATGGTGCGGTATATTTTGCAGCAGTTGGCGGAGCCGGTGCTTTACTGGCACAGCGTATTATTAAATCAGAAGTTGTGGCATATGATGACCTTGGAACCGAAGCCATCAGAAAACTTGAGGTAAAGGATTTTCCTGTAATAGTCGTGATAGACAGTGATGGAAATAATCTCTATGAAATATCACAAAAAAAATACGAAAAAAAGATTGACAATAAATAA
- the gyrA gene encoding DNA gyrase subunit A, translating into MDEHIFDKVHEVDLKKTMEDSYIDYAMSVIAARALPDVRDGLKPVQRRILFSMSELGNGPDKPHRKCARIVGDTMGKYHPHGDSSIYEALVKLAQDFNTRYPLVDGHGNFGSIDGDGAAAMRYTEARLTKLSMEMLADIGKDTVDFIPNFDETEKEPVVLPSRYPNLLVNGTSGIAVGMATNIPPHNLREVIKAVLKIIDNRVLEDKDTTIDELMEIVKGPDFPTGATILGKSGIEEAYRTGRGKIRVRAVSEINTLPNGKTEIIITELPYMVNKALLIQKIAELVKDKKIDGITGIIDQSNMQGIRVSIELRRDVNANVILNQLYKHTQLQDTFGVNMLALVNNEPKVLNLHQMLTYYLEHQEEVVTRRTKYELNKAQERAHILEGLLIALDNIDEVISIIRGSESVNVAKQKLIERFGLSDAQSQAIVDMRLRTLTGLEREKIEAEYNELMKRIDELKAILADNKKLLMVIREELSIIMDKYGDDRRTAIGYDEFDISMEDMIPNESTVITMTNLGYIKRMTPDNFRSQNRGGRGIKGMQTIDDDYIEDILMTTTHNIVLFFTNKGRVYKLKAYEIPEAGRTARGTAIVNLLTLQAGEKISAIVPVDGIKDNEYLFMATKQGIVKKTYCKEYANIRKTGIQAITLRDNDELIEVKATDSTKEIFLVTKYGYCIRFKETDVRPTGRSAMGVIGMNILEGDEVVGMQLNTQGDTLLIVSENGLGKRTPIEEFNLQNRGGKGVKCYKINEKSGNVIGVKAVSNTREIMLITTEGIIIRMEVAGISTLGRITSGVKLINLDDGVKVAKVAKVREEDVSDETESEEKNNEDSEDNSEN; encoded by the coding sequence ATGGATGAACATATTTTTGATAAAGTTCACGAGGTAGATTTGAAGAAAACAATGGAAGATTCTTACATTGATTATGCCATGAGTGTAATTGCAGCAAGAGCACTTCCGGATGTAAGAGATGGTTTGAAGCCTGTTCAGAGAAGAATTCTTTTTTCAATGAGCGAGTTGGGAAACGGACCTGACAAACCTCACAGAAAATGTGCACGTATCGTCGGTGATACCATGGGTAAATATCATCCACATGGTGACTCATCTATTTACGAAGCACTTGTAAAACTTGCCCAGGATTTTAATACAAGATATCCATTGGTAGACGGTCATGGTAACTTTGGTTCCATTGATGGTGACGGTGCTGCCGCAATGCGATACACAGAAGCAAGACTTACAAAACTTTCTATGGAAATGCTTGCTGACATAGGTAAGGACACCGTAGATTTTATACCTAATTTTGATGAGACAGAAAAAGAACCTGTTGTACTTCCTTCAAGATATCCTAACCTTCTTGTAAACGGTACATCAGGAATTGCGGTAGGTATGGCAACCAATATACCTCCACATAATCTCAGGGAAGTAATTAAAGCAGTCTTGAAAATTATTGATAATCGTGTTCTTGAAGACAAAGACACAACTATCGATGAACTGATGGAAATAGTAAAAGGTCCTGATTTTCCTACAGGAGCTACAATACTCGGTAAATCAGGAATAGAGGAAGCATATCGTACAGGCCGTGGTAAGATAAGAGTCCGTGCAGTATCTGAAATTAATACTCTTCCAAATGGTAAAACAGAAATAATTATTACCGAACTTCCGTATATGGTTAATAAAGCTTTGCTTATCCAGAAGATAGCCGAGCTTGTTAAAGATAAAAAAATTGATGGAATCACAGGTATTATTGACCAGTCCAATATGCAGGGTATAAGAGTAAGCATTGAACTCAGAAGGGATGTCAATGCCAATGTAATTCTTAACCAGTTGTATAAGCATACACAGTTACAGGATACATTTGGTGTTAATATGCTCGCCCTTGTAAATAACGAACCAAAAGTTCTTAATCTTCATCAGATGCTTACATATTACCTTGAACATCAGGAAGAAGTAGTAACAAGAAGAACAAAATATGAACTTAACAAAGCACAGGAAAGAGCTCATATTTTGGAAGGTCTGCTTATTGCCCTTGATAATATTGATGAAGTAATATCAATAATAAGAGGCTCTGAAAGTGTCAATGTCGCAAAACAGAAGTTAATAGAAAGATTTGGACTCTCTGATGCACAGTCACAGGCAATCGTGGATATGCGTCTCAGAACTCTTACAGGTCTGGAAAGAGAAAAAATAGAAGCAGAATATAACGAATTAATGAAACGTATTGATGAGTTAAAAGCAATTCTTGCAGATAACAAAAAACTTCTTATGGTAATAAGAGAAGAACTTTCAATTATCATGGATAAGTATGGTGATGACAGAAGAACAGCCATCGGATATGATGAATTTGATATTTCAATGGAAGATATGATTCCTAATGAAAGTACAGTCATCACAATGACTAATTTAGGATATATCAAGAGAATGACTCCGGATAATTTCAGAAGCCAGAACAGAGGCGGCCGTGGAATTAAGGGAATGCAGACAATAGATGATGATTATATAGAAGATATTCTTATGACAACAACACACAATATTGTACTGTTTTTTACCAACAAAGGACGTGTATATAAGTTAAAAGCTTATGAAATTCCTGAAGCAGGAAGAACCGCAAGAGGAACAGCCATTGTTAATCTTCTTACATTACAGGCGGGTGAAAAAATATCTGCAATTGTTCCTGTAGACGGAATAAAAGATAACGAATATCTTTTTATGGCAACTAAACAGGGTATAGTCAAGAAAACATATTGCAAAGAATATGCTAACATAAGAAAAACCGGAATTCAGGCAATCACATTGAGAGACAATGACGAGTTAATTGAAGTAAAGGCAACGGATTCCACAAAAGAAATCTTTCTTGTAACAAAATATGGATACTGTATAAGATTTAAAGAAACAGATGTCCGTCCTACCGGACGTAGTGCAATGGGTGTTATCGGCATGAATATTCTGGAAGGTGACGAAGTTGTAGGAATGCAGCTTAATACCCAGGGAGATACACTTTTGATAGTATCAGAAAACGGTCTTGGAAAACGTACTCCGATTGAAGAATTTAACCTTCAGAACCGTGGTGGAAAAGGCGTTAAATGTTATAAAATTAACGAGAAATCCGGAAATGTAATAGGTGTTAAAGCTGTAAGCAATACCAGAGAAATAATGCTCATAACAACTGAGGGCATAATTATACGAATGGAAGTAGCGGGAATATCTACTTTAGGACGTATAACATCAGGTGTTAAGTTAATAAATCTTGACGATGGAGTTAAAGTAGCAAAGGTTGCAAAAGTAAGAGAAGAAGATGTTTCTGATGAAACTGAATCAGAAGAAAAAAATAATGAAGACTCTGAAGATAACAGCGAGAACTAA
- a CDS encoding fumarate hydratase, producing the protein MRELDVKVITENIKEMCIEATHFLTEDMKNVLDDSVTKEESPLGKQILQQLQENLQIAGDEMIPICQDTGMAVVFIKVGQDVHFTGGNIEDAINEGVRQGYTEGYLRKSVVKDPIIRENTKDNTPAIIHYSIVEGNDVEITVAPKGFGSENMSRIFMLKPADGIDGVKNAILTAVKEAGPNACPPMVVGVGIGGTFEKCALLAKEALTRNINEQSKIPYVKELEEEMLEKINCLGIGPGGLGGRVTAFAVNIETYPTHIAGLPVAVNICCHVNRHSHRVI; encoded by the coding sequence ATGAGAGAATTAGATGTAAAAGTAATAACCGAAAATATTAAAGAAATGTGTATAGAAGCAACGCATTTTTTAACAGAAGATATGAAAAATGTACTTGACGATTCTGTGACAAAAGAAGAATCACCCCTTGGAAAACAGATTTTACAGCAGTTACAGGAAAATCTTCAGATTGCCGGGGATGAAATGATTCCTATCTGTCAGGATACAGGAATGGCAGTTGTTTTTATAAAAGTAGGTCAGGATGTGCATTTCACCGGAGGAAATATTGAAGATGCAATCAACGAAGGCGTAAGACAGGGATATACGGAAGGATATTTAAGAAAATCCGTAGTAAAAGATCCTATTATCAGGGAAAATACAAAAGATAATACACCTGCAATTATTCATTATTCTATAGTAGAAGGAAATGATGTTGAAATAACAGTGGCACCAAAGGGTTTTGGAAGTGAAAATATGAGCCGTATATTTATGCTCAAGCCCGCAGACGGAATAGATGGCGTAAAAAATGCTATTTTGACGGCAGTTAAAGAAGCAGGACCAAACGCATGTCCACCTATGGTAGTTGGTGTAGGAATAGGCGGTACCTTTGAAAAATGTGCACTTCTTGCAAAAGAAGCATTAACGAGAAATATAAACGAACAATCAAAAATACCGTATGTAAAAGAACTGGAAGAAGAAATGCTTGAAAAAATAAACTGTCTTGGAATAGGTCCCGGAGGGCTTGGAGGAAGAGTAACTGCTTTTGCTGTAAATATTGAAACGTATCCTACACATATTGCAGGACTTCCTGTTGCCGTGAATATATGTTGTCATGTAAACAGACATTCACACAGGGTAATCTAA